The Caldicellulosiruptor changbaiensis genome has a segment encoding these proteins:
- a CDS encoding SurA N-terminal domain-containing protein: MLSFIFYSFLSRYLDRMWTKNKKIQQSKDNRVVAVVNGEKIYKKDLEIVYALEQASYLSQKESYQKLSKKYKTNSLKPPVQRTKKEVLNDMIEHLLLLQAAKKEGYFISEKEAKDYYEKAMKTMQEIISGKVSGDVEGIKLANDTIEELIKGWGITRKEYDKKAIEQTRNMLSIQKLLNAKFKEFKSKSKNLVIENFRKECINSLKKKAKITMYEKNI; the protein is encoded by the coding sequence TTGCTCAGTTTTATTTTCTATAGCTTTCTCAGCAGATATTTGGACAGAATGTGGACAAAAAATAAAAAAATACAGCAGTCAAAAGACAATAGAGTTGTAGCAGTGGTAAATGGCGAGAAGATTTATAAAAAGGATTTAGAGATTGTGTATGCATTAGAACAAGCAAGCTATTTGTCTCAAAAAGAATCTTATCAAAAACTTTCAAAGAAATACAAGACAAATTCTTTAAAGCCACCCGTGCAAAGGACAAAAAAAGAGGTTTTAAATGACATGATAGAACATCTCCTTTTACTTCAGGCTGCTAAAAAAGAAGGATATTTTATATCAGAGAAAGAAGCAAAAGACTACTATGAGAAAGCAATGAAAACAATGCAGGAGATAATAAGTGGAAAAGTTTCAGGTGATGTGGAAGGTATAAAGCTTGCAAATGATACAATTGAGGAACTCATCAAAGGATGGGGAATAACAAGAAAAGAATATGATAAAAAGGCTATTGAGCAAACAAGAAATATGCTTTCAATTCAGAAACTGCTTAATGCAAAATTTAAAGAATTCAAATCTAAGTCTAAGAATTTGGTAATAGAAAACTTCAGAAAGGAATGTATAAATTCATTAAAGAAAAAAGCCAAAATAACAATGTATGAAAAGAATATTTAA
- a CDS encoding DNA adenine methylase, with product MRTQITFFRQKVVPIVKWAGGKRQIIKSLLEKLPIHFSTYYEPFLGGGALLIELYNRGILKNAVVSDINLELINLYTAIKNCPDEVVYYIKNLDFKNTEDDYYKARELYNSIKIKNMGTIENENLLKAVLLLYLNRHCYNGLYRVNSKGEFNVPFGRYKNPKMPTSEEIFAFSEMLQSVEILHADFEEAVKKASEFDFVYFDPSYMPVSKTANFTDYTVAGFSKEEQVRLKNVCDNLSKKGCFVMISNSDSEFIRDLYRSYNIEVIEAKRLINSSAEKRTGHKEVIITNY from the coding sequence ATGAGGACTCAAATTACTTTTTTTCGCCAAAAAGTTGTGCCCATAGTGAAATGGGCGGGTGGTAAAAGGCAGATAATAAAGAGTTTACTTGAAAAACTGCCAATCCATTTTTCCACATATTATGAACCTTTTTTAGGTGGCGGAGCACTTTTGATAGAGCTTTATAATAGAGGAATTTTAAAGAATGCTGTTGTTTCAGATATTAATCTTGAACTCATAAACCTTTACACTGCAATTAAAAATTGTCCAGATGAGGTAGTTTACTATATCAAAAATTTAGATTTTAAAAATACCGAAGACGATTACTATAAGGCAAGAGAACTTTACAATTCTATTAAAATAAAAAATATGGGTACAATTGAAAATGAAAACTTACTCAAAGCAGTATTATTGCTTTATTTGAACAGACACTGTTACAACGGGCTTTATAGGGTGAATTCCAAAGGCGAATTCAATGTTCCTTTTGGAAGATATAAAAATCCTAAAATGCCAACCAGTGAAGAAATATTTGCCTTTTCAGAAATGCTACAATCTGTTGAAATTTTACATGCAGACTTTGAAGAAGCGGTGAAAAAAGCTTCTGAGTTTGATTTTGTGTATTTTGACCCTTCATACATGCCTGTGTCCAAAACAGCTAATTTTACTGATTACACAGTTGCAGGTTTTTCAAAAGAGGAACAAGTAAGGCTGAAAAATGTTTGTGATAACCTGAGCAAAAAGGGTTGTTTTGTTATGATAAGCAACTCAGATTCAGAGTTTATAAGAGATCTTTATAGAAGTTACAACATTGAGGTAATAGAGGCAAAGAGACTCATTAATTCAAGTGCAGAGAAAAGGACTGGTCATAAAGAAGTTATTATAACTAATTATTGA
- a CDS encoding PD-(D/E)XK nuclease superfamily protein: MSPGGRGTRTGKVHEKLIQQALLENYPGAFKEQVVVGNDLFGNKYKADFVLNDEIIISAKWQQTRGTAEQKIVYEIITLVKILKENPKYKKAYIIISGTGYTKKAKDFYLNQKHVDYIKEGNLVEIISFEDFVKRSNLKLL, encoded by the coding sequence GTGTCACCTGGTGGAAGAGGTACTCGGACAGGGAAGGTTCATGAAAAATTGATTCAACAAGCATTGTTAGAAAATTACCCTGGTGCGTTTAAGGAACAAGTTGTGGTTGGCAATGATCTCTTTGGGAATAAATATAAAGCTGATTTTGTTTTAAATGACGAGATAATTATAAGTGCTAAATGGCAGCAAACACGCGGGACCGCAGAGCAAAAAATAGTTTATGAGATAATCACCTTGGTTAAAATTTTAAAGGAAAATCCAAAGTATAAAAAAGCTTATATTATAATTAGTGGAACAGGATATACTAAGAAAGCAAAAGATTTTTATTTAAATCAAAAACATGTTGACTATATAAAAGAGGGGAACTTGGTAGAAATAATATCTTTTGAAGATTTTGTCAAAAGATCGAATTTAAAATTACTGTAA
- a CDS encoding tetratricopeptide repeat protein, translating to MRRDLVLHYLESGNYKKAREVIQNILQEDPLNAEAYIQLSAIELESGNLKKAEDYAKEALKIDSNNKVAWAVLGQIYHHQKDYSQAERCYLQALKIDNVYVEVLACYSELLIETGFIEKGLEILKYAKSLEPTNDLILENEFFVNLYNRNFEKANKTIKKLFTSSGKIGSIYKLLVLYEVNRGNFKKAYNYAKLAWQEYPNDQDMLMVLEYLKMLNSPLLYFNRLFLKLPYELFYILFLGGFLLLSLIKMYILAAVWVIIFSFIYMMVFVMPSVYKFSKFVKKAFIRLFCKRKY from the coding sequence ATGCGGAGAGACCTTGTCTTGCATTATTTAGAAAGTGGAAATTATAAAAAAGCACGTGAAGTTATTCAAAACATTTTACAAGAAGACCCTTTAAATGCAGAAGCATATATTCAACTTTCAGCTATAGAATTGGAATCTGGTAATCTGAAAAAAGCAGAAGATTATGCTAAAGAAGCTCTGAAAATTGATTCTAATAATAAAGTTGCATGGGCTGTTTTAGGGCAGATTTATCACCATCAAAAAGATTATTCTCAGGCTGAGAGATGTTATTTGCAGGCTTTAAAGATAGATAATGTTTATGTAGAAGTCTTAGCTTGTTACAGCGAACTTTTAATTGAAACAGGTTTTATTGAAAAGGGCTTAGAAATTTTAAAATATGCCAAGTCTTTGGAACCCACAAATGATTTAATTTTAGAAAATGAATTTTTTGTAAATCTTTACAATAGAAATTTTGAAAAGGCTAACAAGACAATTAAGAAATTGTTTACATCTTCAGGTAAAATTGGTAGTATATATAAGTTATTAGTTTTGTATGAAGTCAATAGAGGAAACTTCAAAAAGGCGTATAATTATGCTAAGCTTGCTTGGCAAGAATATCCAAATGACCAAGATATGCTTATGGTTTTGGAGTATTTGAAAATGCTAAACTCACCTTTGCTTTACTTTAACCGCCTCTTTTTGAAGTTACCATATGAATTATTTTATATCTTATTTTTGGGTGGCTTTTTGTTATTAAGTCTAATAAAAATGTATATACTGGCTGCTGTTTGGGTTATTATATTTAGCTTTATTTATATGATGGTATTTGTAATGCCGAGTGTATATAAATTTAGCAAATTTGTTAAAAAAGCTTTTATAAGATTATTTTGTAAAAGAAAATATTAA
- a CDS encoding ATP-binding protein — protein MEEKIRLYRLCFESLKVYRNLLHDSVLEKLYNLICYIDDGNQDFKKVINLYSTVYYNLLEASTGCSLKEYIIEKILFSENAFAKLSAKGINNIAVDESLKKAAAHDLDCLEFISNFSGKDIEKYLKILDNFPNFLVENFLVSESTNALSHTTLDNTVKNIIEKFLATSPWSSLIEELVEFHKQNGFGIFARYKGFSWDGNNLVGIENLDPIRLDDLVNIERQKRIVVENTLAFLNGQRVNNILLYGSRGTGKSSTVKALLNEFSHMGLRVVEVYKDQFYTFPKLIRILRDVPLRFIIFVDDLSFEDIKENYTKLKAILEGSLEAMPQNVVIYATSNRRHLVKERFSDRNGLSDDEVHFNDTLEEKLSLADRFGIVVTYPSPTQQEYLAIVDEIAKKRGIEITEKLHRLALQWEVNYNGRSARTAKQFVDWYEAQVKMEKG, from the coding sequence ATGGAGGAAAAAATAAGGCTCTATAGACTTTGTTTTGAAAGTTTAAAAGTCTATCGAAACCTTCTTCATGATAGTGTTCTTGAAAAGCTGTATAATCTTATCTGCTATATTGACGACGGAAATCAGGATTTTAAAAAAGTTATAAATCTTTACAGTACAGTTTATTACAATCTTTTAGAAGCCAGCACAGGGTGTAGTTTGAAAGAATACATTATTGAGAAAATTCTCTTTAGTGAAAATGCCTTCGCAAAATTATCAGCAAAAGGTATTAACAATATAGCAGTAGATGAGAGTCTAAAAAAAGCTGCAGCCCATGATTTAGACTGTCTTGAGTTTATATCAAACTTTTCAGGAAAAGATATTGAAAAATATTTGAAAATTTTGGATAACTTCCCAAACTTTTTGGTTGAAAATTTTTTAGTGAGTGAAAGCACAAATGCCTTATCACACACCACCCTTGACAATACTGTCAAAAATATCATTGAGAAGTTCTTGGCTACAAGTCCTTGGAGCAGTTTAATTGAGGAGCTTGTAGAATTCCACAAGCAAAATGGCTTTGGAATTTTTGCAAGGTACAAAGGCTTTTCATGGGACGGAAATAATCTTGTGGGTATTGAAAATTTAGACCCAATAAGACTTGATGACCTTGTAAATATTGAAAGGCAGAAGAGGATTGTTGTTGAAAACACTTTGGCGTTTTTAAATGGCCAAAGGGTTAACAATATTTTGCTTTATGGCAGCAGAGGAACTGGAAAGTCATCAACTGTAAAGGCGCTTTTGAACGAGTTTTCTCACATGGGTTTGAGAGTTGTTGAGGTGTACAAAGACCAGTTTTACACTTTTCCAAAATTAATAAGAATCTTAAGAGATGTACCGCTTAGGTTTATAATCTTTGTAGATGATTTGTCTTTTGAAGACATCAAGGAAAATTATACTAAACTAAAAGCCATTTTAGAAGGGTCTTTAGAGGCAATGCCTCAAAATGTTGTTATATATGCAACCTCAAACAGAAGACACTTGGTAAAAGAAAGGTTTAGCGACAGAAATGGTCTTTCTGATGATGAAGTGCATTTTAACGACACTTTAGAAGAAAAACTTTCTCTTGCTGACAGGTTTGGAATAGTAGTCACATACCCATCCCCAACCCAGCAGGAATACCTTGCAATTGTTGATGAAATTGCAAAGAAAAGGGGAATTGAAATTACAGAAAAGCTTCACAGGCTTGCTCTGCAGTGGGAAGTGAACTACAACGGCCGCTCAGCAAGAACAGCTAAGCAGTTTGTTGATTGGTATGAGGCACAGGTTAAAATGGAAAAGGGCTAA